A part of Gossypium hirsutum isolate 1008001.06 chromosome A07, Gossypium_hirsutum_v2.1, whole genome shotgun sequence genomic DNA contains:
- the LOC107911366 gene encoding transcription factor bHLH118, whose protein sequence is MFPSDQIDGYLYEISDIPHHEDFVRQNLTSGESVEGSHLTRRTGKGEGLKSLAVANNNDANYAVSANDAKKIVRKEIERERRQQMGKLYQKLRSLLPPESIKGKRAASDHMNEAVNYITYMKKRVGELSIKRDKVKKLSNRSALDLGSSSASSSGISSCVAVHPFRGGVEIMISSGFEDQSWHLSTFLQAILEEGLDIVRCVSSQTIEGLLHTVQSEVTDPTQIDLSRLQTKLNDLISYHDNAGCGR, encoded by the exons ATGTTTCCTTCGGATCAAATTGATGGCTATCTGTACGAAATCTCTGATATTCCCCATCATGAAGATTTTGTGCGACAAAATCTCACATCTGGGGAATCCGTAGAGGGAAGTCATCTAACACGGAGAACGGGAAAAGGCGAAGGACTTAAAAGTTTAGCGGTGGCCAACAATAATGATGCCAATTATGCTGTTTCTGCCAATGATGCTAAGAAGATAGTTCGCAAGGAAATCGAACGGGAAAGGAGACAGCAAATGGGCAAACTCTATCAGAAACTTAGATCACTGCTCCCTCCTGAGTCAATAAAG GGAAAGCGAGCTGCGTCCGATCACATGAACGAGGCAGTGaattacataacatatatgaaAAAGAGGGTCGGGGAATTGAGTATCAAAAGAGATAAGGTCAAAAAATTATCTAATCGGAGTGCCTTGGATCTAGGGAGTAGTAGTGCTAGTTCATCAGGTATCAGCTCGTGTGTTGCAGTCCATCCTTTCCGGGGCGGAGTAGAGATTATGATAAGTAGTGGCTTTGAAGACCAAAGCTGGCATCTCTCCACGTTCCTGCAAGCTATCCTTGAAGAGGGGCTTGACATTGTCCGTTGTGTTTCCAGCCAAACAATTGAAGGGTTGTTGCATACTGTTCAGTCAGAG GTTACTGATCCAACACAAATTGATCTATCCCGGTTGCAAACCAAGCTAAATGATTTGATATCCTACCATGATAATGCTGGCTGCGGTCGCTGA